In the Alphaproteobacteria bacterium genome, CTTTGGGCGCGCGTCGATCTCGAAGACGCTCTATCCCGATCTCGACGAGCTGTTCGACGACCTCGGCAAGGCCTATGCGAAGGCGGTGCGCGCCTTCTACGATGCCGGTTGCCGGTACCTGCAGTTCGACGACACCATCTGGGCGTTCCTGTGCTCCGAGAAGGAGCGTGCGCAGTCGCGTCAGCGCGGCGACAATCCGGACGAGCTGCCGGGCAAGTACGCCAAGATGATCAACCAGGCGCTGGCCGCCAAACCCGCCGACATGACCATTACAACGCATGTCTGCCGCGGCAACTTCCGCTCCACCTGGATTTCCGAGGGCGGCTACGAGCCCGTCGCCGAGACGCTGTTTGGCATCAACTACGACGGCTTCTTCCTCGAATACGACACCGAGCGCGCCGGCGGCTTCGAGCCGCTGCGCTTTGTGCCCAAGGGTAACAAGCAGATCGTGCTCGGCTTGGTTTCGTCCAAGCTGGGTGCGCTGGAGCCAAAGGACGCGCTCAAGCGCCGCGTCGACGAAGCGACGAAGTATGTGGCGCTCGACCAGCTCTGCCTCTCGCCGCAGTGCGGCTTTGCCTCCACCGAGGAGGGCAACCTGTTGAGCGAGGACGAGCAATGGGCCAAGCTGGGCATGATCGTTGAGGTCGCTAACGAGGTGTGGGGCAGACAATGACCGGGCATGTCGAAGGCAAGGTTGCGATCGTCACCGGCGCGGGACGCGGCATCGGGCGCGCCATCGCGATGCTGATGGCGAAGGAAGGCGCCAGCGTCGTCGTGGTCGACCTCGGCGCGGCGCTGGATGGCTCCGGCAGCGATCAGGGCCCCGCACAGGAGACCGTCAACGACATCAAAAAGGCCGGCGGCAAGGCCATCGCGTCGACGCTGTCGATCACCGAGCCGCAGAATGCCGAGGCGATCGTGAAGGCGGCGATCGATGCCTTCGGGCGCGTCGACATTCTGGTCAACAACGCCGGCATCCTGCGCGACCGCATCTTCCACCGCATGAGCTGGTCCGATTGGCACGACGTGATCAACGTGCACCTCAACGGCTCGTTCAACATGGCGCGCGCAGTCGCCGGCCATTTCCGCGAGCAGGAAAGCGGCGCGATGGTGCACATGACCTCGACCTCGGGCCTGATCGGCAATTTCGGACAGGCGAACTACATGGCGGCGAAGCTCGGCATCCACGGGCTCGCACGCGGCATCGCCCTCGACATGGCGCGCTTCAAGGTACGCTCGAACTGTATTTCGCCCTCTGCCTGGAGCCGCATGATCGGCTCGATCCCGACCGAAACGGAACAGGAGAAGCAGCGCGTCGAGCGCCTGAAGCAGATGACCCCCGACAAGATCGCACCGCTCGCGGTCTATCTCTGTTCCGACAAGGCCGACGGCATCAGCGGGCAGATCATCGGCGTGCGCAACAACGAGATCTTCCTCTATTCGCAGCCGCGCCCGATCCGCGTGCTGCACCGCTCCGACGGCTGGACAGTGGAAAAACTCGACGCACAGCTCAAGAACGCCTTCAAGCAATCGTTCACGCCGCTCGAGCGCTCCGGCGACGTGCTCAATTGGGATCCGGTGTGATGGCGATCGTCTACGACAGACTGATGGCACTGAAGATCCCGGACTCGGAGCAGTCCTACACGGCGGGCGATCCGATCTTCTATGCGCTCAGCCTCGGGCTCGGGCAGGACCCGATGAACCAGGACGAGCTGCGCTTCGTTTACGAGAAGGATCTCAAGGTCCTGCCGACCTTCACTTGCGTGGTCGCGCATCCGGGCTTCTGGGCGCGCGATCTCGACACCGGCATCGACTGGGTGAAGGGCGTGCATGGCGAGCATCGGGTCGAGCTGCACAAGCCGCTCCCGCCGAAGGGATCGCTCATCGGACGCACGCGCGTGCTCGAGATCGTCGACAAGGGGCCCGGCAAGGGCGCGCTCATCTATTCGGAGCGCAAGCTTTCCGACAAGGCAACCGGCGAACTGCTCGCCACCATCAACCAGACCAGCTTTGCGCGCGGCGACGGCGGCTTCGGCGGGCCACAGCGCGCGACACCCGCGCCGCATGCGATCCCGGAGCGCGCACCGGACGCGGTCTGCGATCTGTCGACGCGGCCTGAAATGGCGCTGCTCTATCGCTGGAACGCCGACATGAACCCGCTGCACGCCGACCCTGCGATCGCCAAGGCGGCGGGTTTCCCGCGGCCGATCCTGCACGGGCTTGGGACCTTCGGCGTCGCGGGTCACGCGATCCTGAAGACGATGTGCGGCTACGATCCGGCGCGGTTCAAGTCGATCGCCGGCCGCTTCTCCTCGCCGGTGTTTCCGGGCGAGACAATCCGCACCGAGATGTGGCGCGACGGACCGGTCGTGAGTTTTCGCGCCCGACTGGTCGAGCGCGATGTGGTGGTGTTGAACAACGGCCGAGCAGAAATCGCGTAAATGGTAGCCACGCGCGACAGCGAGGAGATCGCCGGCATCCGCGCCGCCGTGCGCTCGCTGTGCGAGAAATTTCCCGGTGAATACTGGCGCGCGCTCGACCGCGAGCGCGCCTACCCGTCGGAATTCGTCAACGCGCTCACCGAAGCCGGCTTTCTCGCCGCGCTGATCCCGGAGGAATATGGCGGCAGCGGGCTGACCATCTCGTCGGCGGTCGCCATCATGGAGGAAATCCACGCATCGGGCTGCAACGGCGCCGCCTGCCACGCGCAGATGTACGTGATGGGCACGGTGCTGCGCCACGGCAATGCCGACCAGAAGAGCCGTTACCTACCCAGGATCGCAACCGGCGAATTGCGCCTGCAGGCCTTCGGCGTGACCGAGCCGACCTCCGGGACCGACACGCTGGCGCTGCGCACCACCGCGGTTCGCGACGGCAACGCGAGCTACATCATCAACGGGCAGAAGATATGGACCTCGCGCGCCGAGCATTCCGACCTGATGCTGCTGCTCGCCCGCACTACGCCGCGCGACCAGGTGAAGAAGCGCACAGACGGCCTCTCGGTGTTTCTCGTCGACATGAAGGCGGGAGGCGAAAGCCTGAAGATCAATCCGATCCGCACCATGATGAATCATGCGACGACCGAGGTATTCTTCGACGACCTGCGCGTGCCGGCCGAAAATCTGGTCGGCGAGGAGGGCATGGGCTTCCGCTACATTCTCTCTGGCATGAACGCGGAGCGCATCCTGATCGCGGCTGAGTGCATTGGCGACTGCAAATGGTTCATCGAGAAGGCGAGCAGCTACGCAAAAGAGCGCAAGGTGTTCGGGCGCCCGATCGGGCAGAACCAGGGCATCCAGTTTCCGATCGCGCGCGCCTACGCGCAGATGCGCGCCGCTGAGCTGATGGTGCATGAGGCGGCTTCACTCTACGAACAGGGCAAGGACTGCGGCGCCGAGGCCAACATGGCGAAGATGCTCGCCGCGGACGCCTCATGGGCGGCGGCCGACATGTGCGTGCAGACCCATGGCGGGTTCGGATTTGCCGAAGAGTTCGACATCGAGCGAAAGTTCCGCGAGACGCGGCTCTATTCGGTGGCGCCGATCTCGACCAACCTCATTCTCTCCTATCTCGCCGAGCATGTGCTCGGACTGCCGAGATCGTACTGATGTCCCTGCCCCTCGAAGGCCTGCTCGTCGTCTCGCTCGAACAGGCCGTCGCGGCGCCGACCTGCTCGTGCCGACTCGCGGATGCCGGCGCGCGCGTCATCAAGATCGAGCGCCCGGAGGGCGATTTCGCGCGCGGCTACGACTCATTGGCCAAAGGCGAGAGCGCTTATTTCGTCTGGCTCAACCGCGGCAAGGAGTCGATCGTTCTCGACCTGACGAAGGCGGACGACAAAGCCCTCCTGGAGAAACTGCTCGCCAAAGCCGATGTGTTCATCCAGAACCTGAAGCCCGGCGCGGTCGGCAAGCTTGGCTTCGCGATCGACCGCCTGCGCCGCGATTGCCCCAAGCTGATCTGCTGCTCGATCACCGGCTTCGGCGAGAGCGGGCCTTTCGCGAAACGCAAATCCTACGATCTGCTGGTGCAGGCCGAGAGCGGCCTTGCGTCGGTCACGGGCGGGCCTGAGGCCCCCGCTCGCGTCGGTGTCTCGGTGACGGATGTCGCGGCCGGCATGAATGCCTATGAGGCAGTGCTGGAGGCAATCATCGCGCGCAGCCGCACCGGACAGGGCGCGACGGTCGGCGTATCCCTGTTCGACGCGATGGCCGACTGGATGACCGTGCCGCTTTTGCATCACGAGGGCGGCCAATCGCCCAAGCGCCTCGGTCTCGCGCATCCCTCCATCGCGCCCTATGGCGTGTTCAAGTCCAAGGACGACGTCCCTATCCTGATCTCGATCCAGAACGACCGCGAGTGGCGTGTGCTTGCCGCAGACGTCATGGACGACGCGGCGCTCGCCGCTGATCCGAAATTCGCCACGCTCGTCGACCGCGTGAAGCATCGCGGCGAAACCGACGGCAAGGTCGCGGCGTCGTTCGCCACGATGGATGTCGCGACGTTGTCGAAGAAGCTCGCGGCCGCCGATATCGCGTTTGCGCGCGTCAACGACGTGGCGGGCCTGATCGAGCATCCGCACCTGCGGCGTATCAGCGTCGACACGCCGCATGGACCAGTGTCGTATCCGGCGCCGGCGCCGATCCGCGACCAGGCGCGCAGCTACGGGCGGATTCCGGCGCTCGGAGAGCATACCGAGAAGGTGCGGAAGGAGTTCGGTTGAACTACTCCATCGCCGGCGCGTGCTCGCGCACCGACACACGGCCGCCGCGCAGCGAGGCCGTCGATCCGATGAAAAACACGAACGGGATCGACAGCGCACAGATCACCGTCAGCAGCATGAAGTCGTTGGCATAGGCCATGATCACCGCCTGCAGCGTGACCATCTGGTCGGCCATGGCACGGCCCTGATCGGTGGCAAGGTCCATCCAGCGCGACACATCCGGGTACTGGAGTGCGTCATTGAACGGCGTGACGTGCTCGACGAGCTGGCTGTGGAACGTCGTGGTCATATTGGTGAGGTTCGCGATCACCACCGAAATCCCGGCCGAGCTTGCGACGTTGCGCACCAGGGTGAGCA is a window encoding:
- a CDS encoding 5-methyltetrahydropteroyltriglutamate--homocysteine S-methyltransferase; this translates as MQRSKPPYRADHVGSFLRTSAIKEAREKREAGKITAEQLKAVENDEIKKIIARQEQCGLQLATDGEFRRSWWHFDFLCALDGVEMKQLEHGIQFAGVQTKAERPDIVGKIGFSNHPMIEHFKFLKANTRITPKMTIPSPTLMHFRFGRASISKTLYPDLDELFDDLGKAYAKAVRAFYDAGCRYLQFDDTIWAFLCSEKERAQSRQRGDNPDELPGKYAKMINQALAAKPADMTITTHVCRGNFRSTWISEGGYEPVAETLFGINYDGFFLEYDTERAGGFEPLRFVPKGNKQIVLGLVSSKLGALEPKDALKRRVDEATKYVALDQLCLSPQCGFASTEEGNLLSEDEQWAKLGMIVEVANEVWGRQ
- a CDS encoding SDR family oxidoreductase is translated as MTGHVEGKVAIVTGAGRGIGRAIAMLMAKEGASVVVVDLGAALDGSGSDQGPAQETVNDIKKAGGKAIASTLSITEPQNAEAIVKAAIDAFGRVDILVNNAGILRDRIFHRMSWSDWHDVINVHLNGSFNMARAVAGHFREQESGAMVHMTSTSGLIGNFGQANYMAAKLGIHGLARGIALDMARFKVRSNCISPSAWSRMIGSIPTETEQEKQRVERLKQMTPDKIAPLAVYLCSDKADGISGQIIGVRNNEIFLYSQPRPIRVLHRSDGWTVEKLDAQLKNAFKQSFTPLERSGDVLNWDPV
- a CDS encoding MaoC/PaaZ C-terminal domain-containing protein, coding for MAIVYDRLMALKIPDSEQSYTAGDPIFYALSLGLGQDPMNQDELRFVYEKDLKVLPTFTCVVAHPGFWARDLDTGIDWVKGVHGEHRVELHKPLPPKGSLIGRTRVLEIVDKGPGKGALIYSERKLSDKATGELLATINQTSFARGDGGFGGPQRATPAPHAIPERAPDAVCDLSTRPEMALLYRWNADMNPLHADPAIAKAAGFPRPILHGLGTFGVAGHAILKTMCGYDPARFKSIAGRFSSPVFPGETIRTEMWRDGPVVSFRARLVERDVVVLNNGRAEIA
- a CDS encoding acyl-CoA dehydrogenase family protein, with product MVATRDSEEIAGIRAAVRSLCEKFPGEYWRALDRERAYPSEFVNALTEAGFLAALIPEEYGGSGLTISSAVAIMEEIHASGCNGAACHAQMYVMGTVLRHGNADQKSRYLPRIATGELRLQAFGVTEPTSGTDTLALRTTAVRDGNASYIINGQKIWTSRAEHSDLMLLLARTTPRDQVKKRTDGLSVFLVDMKAGGESLKINPIRTMMNHATTEVFFDDLRVPAENLVGEEGMGFRYILSGMNAERILIAAECIGDCKWFIEKASSYAKERKVFGRPIGQNQGIQFPIARAYAQMRAAELMVHEAASLYEQGKDCGAEANMAKMLAADASWAAADMCVQTHGGFGFAEEFDIERKFRETRLYSVAPISTNLILSYLAEHVLGLPRSY
- a CDS encoding CaiB/BaiF CoA-transferase family protein, which translates into the protein MSLPLEGLLVVSLEQAVAAPTCSCRLADAGARVIKIERPEGDFARGYDSLAKGESAYFVWLNRGKESIVLDLTKADDKALLEKLLAKADVFIQNLKPGAVGKLGFAIDRLRRDCPKLICCSITGFGESGPFAKRKSYDLLVQAESGLASVTGGPEAPARVGVSVTDVAAGMNAYEAVLEAIIARSRTGQGATVGVSLFDAMADWMTVPLLHHEGGQSPKRLGLAHPSIAPYGVFKSKDDVPILISIQNDREWRVLAADVMDDAALAADPKFATLVDRVKHRGETDGKVAASFATMDVATLSKKLAAADIAFARVNDVAGLIEHPHLRRISVDTPHGPVSYPAPAPIRDQARSYGRIPALGEHTEKVRKEFG